Proteins found in one Halogeometricum rufum genomic segment:
- a CDS encoding malectin domain-containing carbohydrate-binding protein gives MTRRTKRITTVFVAVLMVTSVFAGTVAFSGTAAAAPGDVLYRANAGGAVAATDGPDWVSDTQYLVAGGSTASNPAPSTIDSTVPSGTPAGIWTTERYDPPEGDEMQYEFDVPSGQKVEVRLYFYDGFDGTSAPGDRVFDVSVEGQTVENFDPIAAYGDQTAGMETFTVTSDGTVDVDFAHVTENPQVNAIEIVEATPSPGELGGPEELDFGTVVAGASETQTVTLSNDGGSGDADITVSDVSVTGADADEFTADFAGSTTLAPGETVAVEVTFTPSDATPKAATLEVDHDAPNTASPLTVELAGDGSSSVPVGFGVSGLDVNLGNPTSLDFGPDGRLYVSQQSGEIKAFEITRNGPNDYAVTDSEVIDAVQDIPNHDDDGSYNPGVGNRQVTGLIVEGTADTPVVYVTSSDPRIGAGGGHTDSGLDTNSGVVSRLTQQSDGGWDHDMLVRGLPRSEENHATNGLQYDAANDTLYVAQGGHTNKGAPSDNFALTPEYALSAAILSIDLGQIDAMAEKDAANTDATYLYDLPTLDPDATPTDGPFGGMDGANMAKWTADSPVDVYSPGYRNAYDIALGESGKLYATDNSANPGWGGIVVDEGPQGVCTNEQNEQDEFSAAGVYHVDGEDYYAGHPNPTRGNPNSQFGAAVESGLHDSVNCDFISPTNGSSESAALETFGATAQGMDVYTASNFGGAMQGDLLLAMWNSGDVQRVELNAQGTEATSTEALFENIGSNPLDVHAQGDDAVFPGTVWAATYGSNQITVFEPNDYDGAAGGVCTADDPDSSEYDPDGDADGDGYTNADENQVGTDPCSQASQPEDRDFDGSPDSIDTDDDNDGLSDGEDPFAIDAQNGLDNDLPVDRQFEAGQHPQSLFGLGFTGLMTNGTDYADLYNASQVRAGGATERISVDAAPFGDAYENKNSQAYAFQYGVNATGDAPFTVSGTVESPFSNDTTPENYQAAGMYLGTGDQDNYVKLVAGAQDANGNPNGGVQFLKESGGQVANGDSVIVSEPDVFGSGQTIDLFVDVYPSNDTAIASYAIDGGERVYLDQTLTVPESWYADENQGMAVGLISTANGADETFSASWDRLTVTEIGANAAPVADAGADQTVSEGATVTFDATGSTDADGDQLGYSWTQTGGPDAQLSVQDGAQPTFTAPDVDGDTTLTFEVTVTDEAGASDTDTVTVAVEDTDATTTETVFAVNAGGPAYTATDGTVYQADTNFDGGQTFTVGAAGTPSDPEINGTDDDELYHTERYGEAFGYDVPVENGTYVVTLQFAEIYQGVSTNDQPDSSGPSDGTNENDRLFDASIEGEQVLSSYDIYADVGPLTASEQTYTVEVTDGELNVDLSVVTDNAKLSAMRVEQVADDGPTAGEATVQVDAGEGVGATTYDSGSFVVENTGDEDIESLTLNLSSAVLPDVVFDPDGTAGDQGAKGFTVDDDGTSGTVQATVSDPENGVDGADGYSTLTVEFGSFQPGESIAFSIDNDPTSIKGGSSVQSGEAGPISGLELAGSSVTVQFADGATAETSLFGDGSAGGSQAVADATTAAAPSVGVENVTLNATTLSDAHTAATVADAQQTVTVTGDPGSTVTLLRVEAETNLVGVPDYDGTAGYDVEAFEANNALDVEEYTVTVGSDGTATVPVELTNSSAAGGLNYFIAAAADAEGETGLASNVVVLRYDESAGTPDDGGDPTGDALYRVNVGGPAIAVEGGTDWTADTESAPSEYLVAGGDLPDSQYQPASVDASVPNGTPTAIFATERYDASESPEMAWSFPVQSGTTYEVRLHFHDGYPQTDAVGDRVFDVAVEGEQVLTEFDVIETYGDNTAGTQTFVVTPSDDELNVSFGHVTENPQVNGIEVVEVEANAPPTLDAVTNQTVTENESLTVALNATDPDGDDVSLSVDAGDAAGFTTLTDAGDGTGELAFAPPVGAAADGPYTVTVTAADGDASVSQTFVLTVEAAATGPGPVGDSTDAPTDPDGDGVYEDVNGDGTVNTGDAQALFSNLTDPVVQSNVDAFDVNGDGTVNVGDAQALFTELVGGS, from the coding sequence ATGACACGACGCACGAAACGGATCACGACCGTATTCGTCGCGGTGCTGATGGTCACCTCGGTGTTCGCCGGAACCGTCGCCTTCTCGGGCACGGCCGCGGCGGCACCGGGTGACGTCCTCTACCGCGCGAACGCGGGCGGGGCAGTCGCCGCGACCGACGGCCCGGACTGGGTGTCCGACACCCAGTACCTGGTCGCCGGCGGGAGCACCGCCAGCAATCCGGCACCGAGTACGATAGACAGCACAGTTCCGTCCGGGACGCCCGCGGGCATCTGGACCACCGAGCGGTACGACCCGCCGGAGGGAGACGAGATGCAGTACGAGTTCGACGTTCCGTCCGGACAGAAAGTCGAGGTCCGACTCTACTTCTACGACGGATTCGACGGCACGAGCGCGCCCGGCGACCGCGTCTTCGACGTCAGCGTCGAGGGCCAGACCGTCGAGAACTTCGACCCCATCGCCGCCTACGGCGACCAGACGGCGGGGATGGAGACGTTCACCGTCACCAGCGACGGAACGGTCGACGTCGACTTCGCACACGTGACCGAGAACCCGCAGGTCAACGCCATCGAGATCGTCGAGGCGACGCCGTCGCCCGGCGAACTCGGCGGTCCGGAGGAACTCGACTTCGGCACCGTCGTCGCGGGAGCCAGCGAGACGCAGACGGTCACGCTCTCGAACGACGGCGGGTCGGGCGACGCCGACATCACCGTCTCCGACGTCTCCGTGACGGGTGCGGACGCGGACGAGTTCACCGCCGACTTCGCGGGCAGCACGACGCTCGCGCCCGGCGAGACGGTGGCCGTCGAGGTGACCTTCACGCCGTCGGACGCGACGCCGAAGGCGGCGACGCTCGAAGTCGACCACGACGCGCCCAACACGGCTAGTCCGCTGACGGTCGAACTCGCCGGCGACGGCTCCAGTTCCGTCCCCGTCGGCTTCGGCGTGAGCGGACTCGACGTGAACCTCGGGAACCCGACGTCGCTCGACTTCGGCCCCGACGGACGCCTCTACGTCTCCCAGCAGTCCGGCGAGATAAAGGCGTTCGAGATCACCCGCAACGGCCCGAACGACTACGCGGTGACCGACTCCGAGGTCATCGACGCCGTGCAGGACATCCCGAACCACGACGACGACGGGTCGTACAACCCGGGCGTCGGCAACAGGCAGGTGACGGGGCTCATCGTCGAGGGGACGGCCGACACGCCCGTCGTCTACGTCACGTCCAGCGACCCCCGCATCGGGGCCGGCGGCGGCCACACCGACAGCGGACTGGACACCAACTCCGGCGTCGTCTCGCGGTTGACTCAGCAGAGCGACGGCGGGTGGGACCACGACATGCTCGTCCGCGGCCTGCCGCGGTCCGAGGAGAACCACGCGACGAACGGCCTCCAGTACGACGCGGCGAACGACACGCTGTACGTCGCGCAGGGCGGCCACACGAACAAGGGCGCGCCCTCGGACAACTTCGCGCTGACGCCGGAGTACGCGCTCTCGGCGGCGATTCTCTCCATCGACCTCGGCCAGATAGACGCGATGGCCGAGAAGGACGCCGCCAACACCGACGCGACGTACCTGTACGACCTGCCGACCCTGGACCCGGACGCGACGCCGACCGACGGCCCGTTCGGCGGGATGGACGGCGCGAACATGGCGAAGTGGACGGCCGACAGTCCGGTCGACGTCTACTCGCCGGGCTACCGGAACGCCTACGACATCGCTCTCGGGGAGAGCGGCAAACTGTACGCGACGGACAACAGCGCCAACCCCGGTTGGGGCGGCATCGTCGTGGACGAGGGGCCGCAGGGCGTCTGCACCAACGAGCAGAACGAACAGGACGAGTTCTCCGCCGCGGGCGTCTACCACGTCGACGGCGAGGACTACTACGCCGGTCACCCGAACCCGACCCGCGGTAACCCGAACAGCCAGTTCGGCGCGGCCGTGGAGAGCGGTCTCCACGACTCGGTGAACTGCGACTTCATCTCGCCGACGAACGGTTCCTCCGAGAGCGCCGCGCTCGAGACGTTCGGCGCGACGGCGCAGGGGATGGACGTCTACACGGCGTCGAACTTCGGCGGCGCGATGCAGGGCGACCTGCTCCTCGCGATGTGGAACTCCGGCGACGTCCAGCGCGTCGAACTGAACGCGCAGGGGACCGAGGCCACGTCCACCGAAGCGCTGTTCGAGAACATCGGGAGCAACCCGCTCGACGTCCACGCACAGGGCGACGACGCGGTGTTCCCCGGCACGGTGTGGGCCGCCACCTACGGCAGCAACCAGATAACCGTCTTCGAACCGAACGACTACGACGGGGCGGCGGGCGGCGTCTGCACGGCGGACGACCCCGACTCCTCGGAGTACGACCCGGACGGTGACGCCGACGGCGACGGCTACACCAACGCCGACGAGAACCAGGTCGGCACGGACCCCTGCTCGCAGGCCTCACAGCCCGAGGACAGGGACTTCGACGGTTCGCCCGACTCGATAGACACCGACGACGACAACGACGGACTCTCCGACGGCGAGGATCCGTTCGCCATCGACGCGCAGAACGGCCTCGACAACGACCTACCGGTCGACCGGCAGTTCGAGGCGGGGCAGCACCCGCAGTCGCTGTTCGGCCTCGGCTTCACCGGCCTGATGACGAACGGCACCGACTACGCGGACCTCTACAACGCCTCGCAGGTCCGCGCCGGCGGCGCAACCGAGCGCATCTCGGTGGACGCCGCGCCCTTCGGCGACGCCTACGAGAACAAGAACTCGCAGGCGTACGCGTTCCAGTACGGCGTGAACGCGACCGGCGACGCGCCGTTCACCGTCTCCGGGACGGTCGAATCGCCGTTCTCGAACGACACGACGCCCGAGAACTACCAGGCCGCCGGGATGTACCTCGGCACCGGCGACCAGGACAACTACGTCAAACTGGTCGCGGGCGCACAGGACGCGAACGGCAACCCCAACGGCGGGGTCCAGTTCCTGAAGGAGTCCGGCGGGCAGGTCGCTAACGGCGACTCCGTTATCGTCTCCGAGCCCGACGTGTTCGGAAGCGGGCAGACCATCGACCTGTTCGTCGACGTCTACCCGTCGAACGACACGGCGATAGCCAGTTACGCCATCGACGGCGGCGAACGCGTCTATCTCGACCAGACGCTCACCGTCCCCGAGAGCTGGTACGCCGACGAGAACCAGGGTATGGCCGTCGGCCTCATCAGCACGGCCAACGGCGCGGACGAGACGTTCTCCGCGTCGTGGGACCGGTTGACCGTGACCGAAATCGGCGCGAACGCCGCGCCCGTCGCCGACGCCGGCGCCGACCAGACGGTCTCGGAGGGCGCCACGGTGACGTTCGACGCGACCGGTTCGACCGACGCCGACGGCGACCAACTCGGCTACTCGTGGACGCAGACGGGCGGTCCCGACGCGCAACTGAGCGTGCAGGACGGCGCCCAACCGACGTTCACCGCGCCCGACGTGGACGGCGACACCACGCTCACCTTCGAGGTGACCGTGACCGACGAGGCGGGCGCATCGGACACCGACACGGTGACGGTCGCCGTTGAGGACACCGACGCGACGACCACGGAGACGGTGTTCGCGGTCAACGCGGGCGGTCCCGCGTACACCGCCACCGACGGCACCGTCTATCAGGCCGACACGAACTTCGACGGCGGACAGACGTTCACCGTCGGGGCCGCCGGCACGCCGTCGGACCCCGAGATAAACGGCACGGACGACGACGAACTGTACCACACCGAGCGGTACGGCGAGGCGTTCGGCTACGACGTCCCCGTCGAGAACGGGACGTACGTGGTGACGCTCCAGTTCGCCGAAATCTACCAGGGCGTCTCGACGAACGACCAGCCCGACTCCTCGGGTCCGAGCGACGGCACGAACGAGAACGACCGCCTGTTCGACGCCTCCATCGAGGGCGAGCAGGTGCTGTCGAGCTACGACATCTACGCCGACGTCGGTCCGCTCACCGCGAGCGAGCAGACGTACACGGTCGAGGTGACCGACGGCGAACTGAACGTCGACCTCTCGGTCGTCACCGACAACGCGAAGCTCTCGGCGATGCGCGTCGAACAGGTCGCCGACGACGGCCCGACGGCCGGCGAGGCGACCGTTCAGGTCGACGCCGGCGAGGGCGTCGGCGCGACGACGTACGACTCCGGGTCGTTCGTCGTCGAGAACACCGGCGACGAGGACATCGAGTCGCTCACGCTGAACCTGAGTTCCGCGGTCCTGCCCGACGTGGTCTTCGACCCCGACGGCACGGCCGGCGACCAGGGCGCGAAGGGCTTCACCGTCGACGACGACGGGACGAGCGGGACGGTCCAGGCGACCGTCTCCGACCCCGAGAACGGCGTCGACGGCGCCGACGGCTACAGCACGCTCACCGTCGAGTTCGGCTCCTTCCAGCCGGGCGAGTCCATCGCCTTCTCCATCGACAACGACCCGACCAGCATCAAGGGCGGGTCCTCGGTCCAGTCCGGTGAGGCCGGTCCCATCTCGGGGCTGGAACTCGCCGGCTCCAGCGTGACCGTCCAGTTCGCGGACGGCGCGACGGCCGAGACGAGCCTGTTCGGCGACGGAAGCGCCGGCGGGTCGCAGGCCGTCGCCGACGCGACGACCGCCGCCGCACCGAGCGTCGGCGTCGAGAACGTCACGCTGAACGCGACGACGCTCTCGGACGCTCACACGGCCGCGACGGTGGCCGACGCACAGCAGACGGTGACCGTCACCGGCGACCCCGGTTCGACGGTGACCCTCCTGCGAGTGGAGGCAGAGACCAACCTCGTCGGCGTGCCCGACTACGACGGCACGGCCGGCTACGACGTCGAGGCGTTCGAGGCCAACAACGCCCTCGACGTCGAGGAGTACACCGTCACCGTCGGTTCCGACGGCACCGCGACGGTACCCGTCGAACTGACGAACTCCTCGGCCGCCGGCGGCCTGAACTACTTCATCGCCGCCGCCGCGGACGCGGAGGGCGAGACCGGACTCGCGTCGAACGTCGTGGTGTTGCGCTACGACGAGAGCGCCGGCACGCCCGACGACGGCGGCGACCCGACCGGCGACGCGCTCTACCGCGTGAACGTCGGCGGTCCCGCCATCGCCGTCGAGGGCGGCACCGACTGGACGGCCGACACCGAGTCGGCGCCGAGCGAGTACCTCGTCGCCGGCGGTGACCTGCCCGACAGTCAGTACCAGCCGGCGAGTGTCGACGCGTCCGTGCCGAACGGCACGCCGACGGCGATATTCGCGACCGAGCGGTACGACGCGTCGGAGAGCCCGGAGATGGCGTGGTCGTTCCCGGTGCAGTCGGGGACGACGTACGAGGTGCGCCTGCACTTCCACGACGGCTACCCGCAGACCGACGCCGTCGGTGACCGCGTCTTCGACGTGGCCGTCGAGGGCGAACAGGTCCTCACGGAGTTCGACGTCATCGAGACGTACGGCGACAACACCGCGGGCACGCAGACGTTCGTCGTCACGCCGAGCGACGACGAACTGAACGTCTCGTTCGGTCACGTCACCGAGAACCCGCAGGTGAACGGCATCGAAGTCGTCGAAGTCGAGGCGAACGCGCCGCCGACGCTCG
- a CDS encoding winged helix-turn-helix domain-containing protein: MSQALERTPERDDDAADGIEEADLYEMLGNSRRRHALRYLREHSAPASVGELAEYVAAVENGVPVEEVTPEQRKSAYTALYQNHLGKLVDAGLVRADRRWVGIELTEAAAELDFGFEERTHDGPARDWSRYAAVLSGAGVAVAAAVVLGVVSPRLPVATTFGLLFSLLFALSVRSLHRPA, from the coding sequence ATGTCGCAGGCTCTCGAACGGACGCCCGAACGCGACGACGACGCTGCGGACGGCATCGAGGAGGCCGACCTCTACGAGATGCTCGGAAACTCGCGTCGCCGGCACGCGCTTCGGTACCTCCGCGAGCACTCGGCTCCCGCATCGGTCGGCGAACTCGCCGAGTACGTCGCCGCGGTGGAGAACGGCGTGCCCGTCGAAGAGGTGACGCCCGAACAGCGAAAGAGCGCGTACACGGCGCTCTACCAGAACCACCTCGGCAAACTGGTCGACGCCGGACTCGTCCGGGCCGACCGGCGCTGGGTGGGCATCGAACTCACCGAGGCGGCGGCCGAACTCGACTTCGGGTTCGAGGAACGGACCCACGACGGCCCCGCGCGAGACTGGAGTCGGTACGCCGCCGTCCTCTCGGGTGCGGGCGTCGCCGTCGCCGCCGCCGTCGTCCTCGGCGTGGTGTCGCCGCGCCTGCCCGTCGCCACGACGTTCGGCCTCCTGTTCTCCCTGCTCTTCGCTCTCTCCGTCCGGTCGCTCCACCGGCCCGCCTGA
- a CDS encoding sodium:calcium antiporter, whose product MVQSLAGNVVVILLATAAVYVGSGWLEGASETLSRYYGLPLVVQGAIVAAVGSSFPELASVVFAALSGSFGLGVGAIVGSAIFNILVIPALSGILTDDDVEASRTLVYKEAQFYMIAVSVVVITFAMAVIYYPGEATLTGTVTRPLAVMPLALYALYVFIQYADTADYEAEPAGDVAVLRQWATLLAGLAVILVAVEQLVHAIQFVGDVYDAPDFLWGITVLAAATSLPDTLVSVRAARGNRGVTSLANVLGSNTFDLLVAIPLGVLIVGAAPIDFAIAVPTMGFLTLATVLLFTVLRTDLSLSDRESYGLFVTYLGFVCWMVAETMDVTNFIPGA is encoded by the coding sequence ATGGTCCAATCGCTCGCGGGCAACGTCGTCGTCATCCTCCTCGCGACGGCGGCAGTCTACGTCGGGAGCGGCTGGCTCGAAGGGGCGAGCGAGACGCTGTCGCGGTACTACGGACTGCCACTCGTCGTCCAGGGGGCCATCGTCGCGGCCGTCGGGTCCAGTTTCCCGGAACTGGCGAGCGTCGTGTTCGCGGCGCTCTCGGGGTCGTTCGGCCTCGGCGTCGGCGCCATCGTCGGGTCGGCAATCTTCAACATCCTCGTCATTCCGGCGCTGTCGGGCATCCTGACCGACGACGACGTGGAGGCGAGTCGGACGCTCGTCTACAAGGAGGCGCAGTTCTACATGATCGCCGTCTCCGTCGTCGTCATCACGTTCGCGATGGCGGTCATCTACTACCCCGGCGAGGCGACGCTGACCGGGACCGTCACGCGGCCTCTCGCGGTGATGCCGCTCGCACTCTACGCCCTCTACGTCTTCATCCAGTACGCCGACACGGCCGACTACGAGGCCGAACCGGCCGGGGACGTGGCCGTCCTGCGACAGTGGGCGACGCTGCTTGCGGGTCTCGCCGTCATCCTCGTCGCCGTCGAGCAGTTGGTTCACGCCATCCAGTTCGTCGGCGACGTCTACGACGCACCCGACTTCCTGTGGGGTATCACGGTGCTGGCGGCGGCGACGAGTCTCCCCGATACGCTCGTCAGCGTCCGCGCCGCGCGCGGCAACCGCGGCGTCACCAGTCTCGCCAACGTCCTCGGGTCGAACACGTTCGACCTCCTCGTCGCCATCCCACTCGGCGTCCTCATCGTCGGCGCGGCACCCATCGACTTCGCCATCGCCGTCCCGACGATGGGCTTTCTCACGCTCGCGACGGTGCTCCTGTTCACCGTCCTCCGGACGGACCTCTCGCTGTCGGACCGGGAGTCGTACGGCCTGTTCGTCACCTATCTCGGCTTCGTCTGCTGGATGGTCGCCGAGACGATGGACGTCACGAACTTCATCCCCGGCGCGTGA
- the nrdR gene encoding transcriptional regulator NrdR: MDCPDCGHGRTGVVDTRTGEDGTTVRRRRECRRCSFRFTTYERPEWETLQVKKRDGRIEPFDREKLAAGIERAAEKRPVDAAAVESLVEEIARELAGRETRIVSSSLVGELASERLRELDSVAYIRFVSVYEAFSDPEEFLDELDRVLDDRLDDAAGASDQTDDDSPDG; this comes from the coding sequence ATGGACTGTCCCGACTGCGGACACGGGCGAACGGGCGTCGTCGACACGCGGACGGGCGAGGACGGAACGACCGTCCGGCGCCGCCGCGAGTGCCGACGGTGTTCGTTCCGCTTCACGACGTACGAGCGACCCGAGTGGGAGACCCTCCAGGTGAAGAAACGCGACGGACGCATCGAACCGTTCGACCGGGAGAAACTCGCCGCGGGCATCGAACGGGCCGCGGAGAAACGGCCCGTGGACGCCGCGGCCGTCGAGTCACTCGTCGAGGAGATAGCGCGCGAACTCGCCGGGCGGGAGACGAGAATCGTCTCCTCGAGCCTCGTCGGCGAACTCGCCTCCGAGCGACTGCGGGAACTCGACTCGGTGGCGTACATCCGGTTCGTCTCGGTGTACGAGGCGTTCTCGGACCCCGAGGAGTTCCTCGACGAACTCGACCGGGTGCTCGACGACCGGTTGGACGACGCGGCCGGCGCGTCCGACCAGACTGACGACGATTCACCAGATGGCTAG
- a CDS encoding ribonucleoside-diphosphate reductase subunit alpha, with protein sequence MASTQTTQTDDVRTILEQARTGYEAVLTDEVVDRLVDEAERNLYDGASTDEVYEALEGVTTARIERDPAYQYVAADVHRRRYFRRVTGERLGVAEEGDGADGDDTGYLSADADATYRDTFVSNLERGVEADLLDERLLDGRFDRSALADALVPERDETFDYIAMSTLTQRYFVETNDGDPLELPQAFWMRVAMGLAIEEDDPQRRALEFYDVLSRLLFTPSTPTLFHSGTTHPQLSSCYLTTVEDDLEHIFDSYKHHAQLSKWSGGLGNDWTNLRAEGALIESTGVESTGTVPFLKISNDVTAAINRSGKRRGAACAYLEAWHLDFPAFLDLRRNTGDERRRTHDMNTAAWVPDLFMERVADDAEWTLFSPDEVPELHETYGEEFADLYEEYEAKAEAGELRQSETVDAADLWRTMLTRLFETGHPWITFKDPCNVRSPQDHVGTVHSSNLCTEITLNTSSDEHAVCNLGSVNLSNHVADDELDRDALADTIETAMRMLDNVVDLCFYPTDEAEYSNMRHRPIGLGVMGFHDALMQTGTPMASEDAVEAANRWQEFVSYHAILNSSRLARERGAYETFEGSKWDRGILPHDTVDRLEAERGREIPTDRSETMDWDRVRDHVDAHGMRNSNTMAVAPTATISTINGTTPSIEPIYSNLYVKSNMSGDFTVVNERLVADLKERDLWDDEMVDRIKFHDGSIQEVAEIPAATRELYRSAFEIDPRHQLRLTAHRGQWIDQSVSHNVFFPSTDGSLLDDVYKTAWRLGVKTTYYLRTLGASQIEKSTLDMAEYGRTQRRDGVGASEGSAADADERADADDADGDGSSLARVEDPTCDACQ encoded by the coding sequence ATGGCTAGCACACAGACGACGCAGACTGACGACGTACGGACGATTCTCGAACAGGCGCGGACGGGCTACGAAGCCGTCCTCACAGACGAGGTGGTGGACCGACTCGTCGACGAGGCGGAGCGGAACCTCTACGACGGGGCGTCGACGGACGAGGTGTACGAGGCGCTCGAAGGCGTGACGACGGCGCGAATCGAGCGCGACCCGGCGTACCAGTACGTCGCCGCCGACGTGCATCGGCGGCGCTACTTCCGACGGGTGACCGGGGAGCGACTCGGAGTGGCCGAGGAGGGAGACGGTGCCGACGGTGACGACACCGGCTACCTCTCCGCCGACGCCGACGCGACGTACCGCGACACGTTCGTGTCGAACCTCGAACGCGGCGTCGAGGCGGACCTGCTGGACGAACGCCTCCTCGACGGGCGGTTCGACCGCTCGGCACTCGCCGACGCCCTCGTCCCCGAACGCGACGAGACGTTCGACTACATCGCGATGTCCACGCTGACGCAGCGGTACTTCGTCGAGACGAACGACGGCGACCCCCTCGAACTGCCGCAGGCGTTCTGGATGCGGGTGGCGATGGGGCTGGCTATCGAGGAGGACGACCCGCAACGACGGGCGCTTGAATTCTACGACGTGCTCTCCCGCCTGCTGTTCACCCCCTCGACGCCGACGCTGTTCCACAGTGGGACGACCCACCCGCAACTGTCCTCCTGCTACCTCACCACCGTCGAAGACGACTTAGAGCACATCTTCGACTCGTACAAACACCACGCGCAACTGTCGAAGTGGAGCGGCGGCCTCGGCAACGACTGGACGAACCTCCGCGCGGAGGGCGCACTCATCGAGAGCACGGGCGTCGAGTCCACCGGGACGGTGCCGTTCCTGAAGATAAGCAACGACGTGACCGCGGCCATCAACCGCTCCGGGAAGCGGCGCGGCGCGGCCTGCGCCTACCTCGAAGCGTGGCACCTCGACTTCCCCGCGTTCCTCGACTTGCGGCGGAACACCGGCGACGAACGCCGCCGCACCCACGACATGAACACCGCCGCGTGGGTGCCCGACCTGTTCATGGAGCGAGTGGCGGACGACGCGGAGTGGACGCTGTTCTCCCCCGACGAGGTGCCCGAACTCCACGAGACGTACGGCGAGGAGTTCGCGGACCTGTACGAGGAGTACGAGGCGAAGGCCGAGGCGGGGGAACTCCGCCAGTCCGAGACGGTCGACGCCGCCGACCTCTGGCGGACGATGCTCACGCGCCTGTTCGAGACGGGCCACCCGTGGATAACGTTCAAGGACCCCTGCAACGTCCGGTCGCCGCAGGACCACGTGGGAACGGTTCACTCCTCGAACCTCTGCACGGAGATTACGCTGAACACGAGCAGCGACGAACACGCCGTCTGCAACCTCGGCAGCGTCAACCTCTCGAACCACGTCGCCGACGACGAGTTGGACAGGGACGCCCTCGCCGACACCATCGAGACGGCGATGCGGATGCTCGACAACGTCGTGGACCTCTGTTTCTACCCGACCGACGAGGCGGAGTACTCCAACATGCGGCACCGACCCATCGGTCTCGGCGTGATGGGCTTCCACGACGCGCTGATGCAGACGGGGACGCCGATGGCCTCCGAGGACGCAGTCGAGGCGGCGAACCGCTGGCAGGAGTTCGTCTCCTACCACGCCATCCTGAACAGTTCCCGGTTGGCGAGAGAGCGCGGTGCGTACGAGACGTTCGAGGGGAGCAAGTGGGACCGCGGCATCCTCCCGCACGACACGGTGGACCGCCTCGAAGCGGAACGGGGTCGCGAGATTCCGACCGACCGCTCGGAGACGATGGACTGGGACCGGGTGCGCGACCACGTCGACGCGCACGGGATGCGTAACTCGAACACGATGGCCGTCGCGCCGACGGCGACCATCTCCACCATCAACGGGACGACGCCCTCCATCGAACCCATCTACTCGAACCTCTACGTCAAGTCGAACATGAGCGGCGACTTCACCGTCGTCAACGAGCGGTTGGTCGCCGACCTCAAGGAACGAGACCTGTGGGACGACGAGATGGTCGACCGCATCAAGTTCCACGACGGGTCGATTCAGGAAGTCGCGGAGATTCCCGCGGCGACGCGCGAACTGTACCGGAGCGCGTTCGAGATAGACCCGCGACACCAACTCCGCCTGACCGCCCACCGCGGCCAGTGGATAGACCAGTCCGTCTCCCACAACGTGTTCTTCCCGAGTACGGACGGTTCGCTGCTGGACGACGTGTACAAGACGGCGTGGCGACTCGGCGTGAAGACGACGTACTATCTCCGGACGCTCGGCGCGTCGCAGATAGAGAAGTCCACGCTCGACATGGCCGAGTACGGCCGGACGCAACGCCGCGACGGCGTCGGCGCGTCCGAGGGGTCCGCCGCCGACGCGGACGAACGCGCCGACGCGGACGACGCAGACGGCGACGGTTCCTCGCTCGCCCGAGTCGAAGACCCGACCTGCGACGCCTGCCAGTGA